Proteins encoded within one genomic window of Nomia melanderi isolate GNS246 chromosome 8, iyNomMela1, whole genome shotgun sequence:
- the nvd gene encoding cholesterol 7-desaturase nvd, with protein sequence MAGWWCLAGAFFLLVGILLAPYLYKMNLIKDLRIQGNSKKILANYLESKKRKLGKLPPVYPNGWFAILETFQLHKGQVKHVAALGENLAVFRTDDGTVRILDAYCPHLGANMAEGGRVKGDCIECPFHGWQFRGSDGQCSHIPYAEKVPHIARTRTWKCCEANGIIFVWYHAEGLEPTWQPQTVRDVSNRKWRYQGRNEYLINCHIQEVAENGADTAHLSAVHGPAVLSNFIHPLSWIARHSWTNIGWTPHSSLSESKNSSVDENNDGENLNHRAYTSLRHTLIIFEKYKLWHLDVNVHQIGPGYVEMTMNTFFGRLCILQTVTPMEPLLQKVVHVIYAPPLLSPYALIIFLGESLMFERDVAIWNKKKFEKQPLLVKEDRSILSYRRWYSQFYSQRSPSYHSAMKSLQW encoded by the exons ATGGCCGGATGGTGGTGCCTTGCCGGCGCTTTTTTCCTGCTTGTTGGTATACTCCTCGCTCCCTATTTGTACAAGATGAACTTGATCAAG GATTTAAGGATACAAGGCAACAGCAAGAAGATTCTCGCGAATTACTTGGAGTCGAAGAAACGGAAATTGGGGAAACTTCCTCCAGTTTATCCGAACGGGTGGTTCGCCATCTTGGAAACTTTTCAATTACACAAGGGCCAAGTGAAGCACGTGGCGGCGCTCGGCGAAAATCTCGCCGTGTTCAG AACAGACGACGGGACGGTGAGAATTTTAGACGCTTACTGTCCTCACCTCGGCGCCAATATGGCCGAGGGCGGTCGGGTCAAGGGGGACTGTATAGAATGTCCCTTCCATGGCTGGCAGTTTCGTGGTTCCGATGGCCAGTGCAGTCATATTCCGTACGCTGAAAAAG TGCCACATATTGCAAGGACAAGAACATGGAAGTGTTGCGAAGCGAACGGGATCATTTTCGTGTGGTACCACGCGGAAGGACTAGAACCCACCTGGCAACCGCAGACGGTCAGAGATGTTTCAAATCGAAAGTGGCGTTATCAAGGTCGAAACGAATATCTTATCAACTGCCACATACAG GAAGTCGCGGAAAATGGCGCCGATACGGCGCACCTCAGTGCAGTTCACGGCCCAGCGGTACTTTCGAACTTCATCCATCCACTTTCATGGATCGCTCGACATTCCTGGACGAACATCGGTTGGACGCCGCACAGTTCATTGTCAGAAAGTAAAAACTCCTCGGTAGACGAGAACAATGACGGAGAAAACTTAAATCACAGAGCTTATACGTCATTAAGGCATACTCTGATAATCTTTGAAAAGTACAAATTGTGGCACTTGGACGTGAACGTCCATCAAATCGGTCCAGGGTATGTGGAAATGACAATGAACACATTTTTTGGGCGATTGTGTATATTGCAGACGGTGACGCCAATGGAACCTCTTCTGCAAAAG GTGGTTCATGTAATTTACGCTCCGCCGTTGCTTTCCCCGTACGCCTTGATCATATTCTTAGGGGAAAGCTTAATGTTCGAAAGAGATGTGGCCATctggaacaaaaaaaaattcgaGAAGCAACCACTCCTCGTGAAAGAAGATAGAAGCATCCTCTCTTACCGCAGGTGGTACTCTCAGTTCTATTCGCAGCGTAGCCCCAGTTATCATTCCGCCATGAAATCTTTGCAGTGGTAG